One Verrucomicrobiia bacterium genomic window, TTGTTCCGGAAATCCACCCAGATGTGCGAATACTGGTGCGTGAAAAGCGGCGGCATCTGGATGACGTGGTAACCGCCGTAGCTGCCGACCGGCCGCAGGATTTTTTTCCAGCTCTCCGCGGGAATGGGATGCGTGGGCGAGCCGATGGCCATGAGGTACATGAGCATGGATTCGCTGTAATGATCCCAGCGGTATTTGCTGAACCCGTCTTCCGGCGACCACGCCAGCGCCAGCGTGTCGCCGCCGTGCATCATCCACGGCCAATCCACGCGCTCGTAGATTTTCTGTGCGAGACTCTCGATCTCCGCGTCCTGAAAATATTCCGCGGCGAACAGGACGCCTGCGAGCAGCAACATCGTATCAATGGGCGAAAGCTCGGAATTCTTGACGCGCGCGCCCGTCCTGAAATTCAGGAAGTGATAAAAAAATCCGTGCTCCTGCGGCGCCTCGTCCAGAAAATAGCGCAGCGTGCGGCGCGCGAGCTCGGTGGCGGTGCCGCGGTCGATCCATCCGCGTTCCGCGCCCACGCCCCACGCGGTCAGCGCGAAGCCCGTGGACGCGATGCTCGCGGGCGAGTTTCCAGCGCCGCGCTTGAAATTGTTGGCGCGGTCTTTGACGAGTCCTGTTTTCCTGTCCGCTTCCTGAACGAAAAAATCAAAAGCCTTGCGCGAGATCTGGTCGAGCATGTCCTCGTCTTCGGGCGACAGCACAGGTGCCTTCGACTCGGAAGCGGGCGCGGAAGCCGGGGCGAGATCCGCAGCGTTTACCTTCGCCGCGGCTTCGAATTCCGCGGCGGCAAAAGCGGGAACATTCAGCGCAAAAGATATGAAAAGCATGAAAAAGGCGGGCAAACTCCCGGCACGGAAGATTTTTCGCGTGGGATTCATGCGGTTATTCTACCTTAGAACACAGAAAACAGGACACAGGAAACAGGATAAATCTTTGTTCCACCTCTGTGTTCTGTGTCCTGTTTCCTGTGTTCTTACCATGCTAACGGTTAGGTGAAGCACTCGTTGACTTTGGCCTCGAGATCGGAAAGGCCGACGGGTTTGGTGAGGTAGTGGTAACACCCGAGCTTCTTGGCCTTGTCCACCATGGAACCTTCTTTGACGCCGGTCATCATGATGACGGCTTGCTGCGGAGCGGCTTCCTTGATGCGGCGAAGGACCTCGAGCCCGATCATCCGCGGCATGAGCATGTCGCAGATCACGAGATCAAAAGCGCCGGGCTTGAAAATTTCCACACCCTGCTCGCCGTTGGGCGCAGTCTGCACGTCAAACTCCCGGTCTTCGAAAAAATCTTTCAGGAAGTCCCGGATTTCCATTTCATCGTCGATGATCAGGATTTTTCCTCTGGCCATGCGTGCCTCCGGCTGCCGGTATGATAGCATGAGATTCGGAAATGTCGAACCTTGTCGGTCATTGCCCGCTGTCTTTTTTAAAGGCATACTACTTATAGAAGGAGCCGTTCCGTGCGCCGTCCGTTGCCAATCTCGCGAGGCCTTGTCTTCGCTCTTTTTTTCCTCGTCCCCGCTTCCGGCGCCTTTGCCGCCGAAGCCGGGACGCTCCGCGCTGGGGCCGCGAAAAGCGAAATCACGCCTGCGGCCGGCACGCCGCTCTCGGGCTACGGCAAGCTCCGCGGAAAAAAAACGCGGGGCACGCATGATCCCCTCTTCGCACGGAGTCTTGCCTTCTCTCGCGGGGACAAGACGTTCCTCATCACGTCGCTGGACCTCTGCCTCGTCGACGAAGAGCTGCGCGCGGCCGTCCTGCGGAAAATCCATGAAAAGCGGCCGCTCGCCCCGGAAAATTTCGTGCTGACCGCCACGCACACGCATTCCGGCGCGGGCGCGGTCGGCGGCCGTT contains:
- a CDS encoding response regulator — protein: MARGKILIIDDEMEIRDFLKDFFEDREFDVQTAPNGEQGVEIFKPGAFDLVICDMLMPRMIGLEVLRRIKEAAPQQAVIMMTGVKEGSMVDKAKKLGCYHYLTKPVGLSDLEAKVNECFT